Proteins encoded together in one Papio anubis isolate 15944 chromosome 3, Panubis1.0, whole genome shotgun sequence window:
- the FAM149A gene encoding protein FAM149A isoform X7, translated as MLFEEKVNPQTQSLLAECGEWTRRSLHLRVLGGQLTLPTDEGVQHLQGSTAASAAHRPPLSACGRSSNIRELCISGSQIVPAALSASALPGPDGTGVADLTACSSLEEEVYHVDGKIEEYFAFDRKEDDDECLEQKPAQRGRKRRKLGLPPVSPHECVKDAVMAEVFDHVWTNMVELLEELIRKHWETTLTEGKKQREKLKVAGNRCPHVLIPHTHADGASGSPSGSSEAHSISLASRLNPPQIHRFSNSFYSDMNGVMTIHAKPLQRRPTCFADRTQNEKEDKASGGGAGAPSSARHRLGRASDTHGLPPSAKQTPVPWRLPSLASDSQRLKTPNIYSDEVLRGTKLPTGVDHMVSPLVQTSRSRFPPIGVETREQNTAVPGCRLVSYRGRHLQNRVSSAVPDGIERSRLRERSATLEQLSRPSTTHTFRLDTPRKSSLTQMEFAAHTWTGQSILTGSQYVPKSFQRTTLTLKKRFQVTS; from the exons atGTTATTTGAAGAGAAAGTGAACCCTCAGACCCAGAGTCTGCTGGCCGAATGCGGGGAGTGGACAAGAAGATCCCTCCATCTGAG AGTGTTAGGAGGACAGCTGACCCTGCCCACTGACGAAGGCGTCCAGCATCTCCAGGGCAGCACCGCTGCCTCCGCGGCCCACAGACCCCCGCTCAGTGCCTGCGGACGCAGCAGCAACATCAGAGA gtTGTGCATTTCTGGCTCTCAGATAGTCCCAGCAGCGCTCTCAGCCTCTGCCCTGCCAGGCCCTGATGGGACGGGGGTTGCTGACCTAACGGCATGTTCATCCCTGGAAGAAGAGGTTTACCATGTGGATGGAAAGATTGAAGAGTATTTCGCTTTTGACAGAAAAGAGGA TGATGATGAATGTCTTGAACAAAAACCAGCTCAGCGTGGTAGGAAAAGGCGCAAACTCGGACTTCCTCCTGTTTCCCCTCATGAGTGTGTCAAAGATGCCGTGATGGCGGAAGTATTTGATCATGTCTGGACAAATATGGTAGAACTTTTGGAAGAACTGATTAGAAAGCACTGGGAAACTACACTCACAG AAgggaaaaaacagagagaaaaactgaaagtagcTGGAAACAGATGTCCACATGTCCTCATTCCACACACTCACGCTGATGGAGCCAGTGGCTCCCCATCCGGAAGCTCCGAGGCTCACAGCATCTCCCTGGCCTCTCGTCTGAACCCGCCCCAG ATTCATCGCTTCTCCAACAGCTTTTATAGTGACATGAATGGCGTCATGACAATTCACGCAAAACCGCTTCAGCGGAGACCTACCTGTTTCGCCGACAGAACGCA GAATGAGAAGGAGGACAAAGCCTCGGGTGGAGGGGCAGGTGCTCCCTCCTCCGCACGGCACAGACTGGGACGGGCCTCAGACACTCATGGATTACCACCTTCTGCAAAGCAGACACCCGTGCCCTGGAGGCTGCCTTCTCTTGCGTCAGATTCTCAGAGACTCAAAACCCCCAACATCTATAGTGACGAAGTTCTTCGGGGAACAAAACT GCCGACTGGCGTGGACCACATGGTTTCGCCGCTGGTTCAGACATCACGGAGCAGGTTCCCCCCGATAGGCGTGGAGACCAGGGAGCAGAATACGGCAGTTCCTGGATGCCGCCTTGTGTCT TACAGAGGAAGGCATCTACAAAACCGTGTGTCGAGTGCCGTGCCTGACGGTATAGAACGATCACGTCTTCGAGAAAGAAGCGCTACCCTGGAACAGCTGTCAAGGCCCAGCACAACCCACACGTTCCGG TTGGATACGCCTCGAAAAAGTTCACTGACACAAATGGAATTTGCTGCTCACACATGGACAGGTCAAAGTATTTTGACAG